One window from the genome of Vicugna pacos chromosome 21, VicPac4, whole genome shotgun sequence encodes:
- the LRRC71 gene encoding leucine-rich repeat-containing protein 71 isoform X1 — MSAETRAPTSASPRTPRPGIQKSSGAVTKKGDRGAKEKPATALPPVCEEEPKNPEEYQCTGVLETDFTELCTRSGYTKFPKVVIRPYPHSPSDSSSVSSKTTVDDQLLSRSCSLNSLESKYVFFRPTIQVELDHEDNSLTEIYIRGWKLEEQILGIFSKCLPSLSQLQAINLWKVGLTDKTLTMFIALLPLCSSTLRNVSLEANPLPEQSYHKLMAVDSTPSGPSPAPKFSDVPANAQAPVFPAARALPPAAQDRAPVSAEQQHRRLRGAAPGPGSVHAAQLQPHPDVAQPGFQPHRGRGRGLYRRRACAPGRDPGQHRRPRSSRLTSPSPPPQGLRLNRSLCWLSLAHNRIQDKGARKLAEVLRPFELTHAEVVQRRRLLLEKGSQERSRSPSSSRHGDSKTEREKNQLMGVSSFALMDKTDKTQTTKTPRGLGKKKEKSGEVMKKEEKTGSGQSPIQGTPRKEDSTKAGKGKVTIPEQKVSKGKGPKTGSKEKRSILQESEYSALETTEMVNPLLEPVEHRDGKVFMPGNKVLSHLNLLRNCITEVGLEAFLTTVQYQAQFFKSKTAFKGPVGPLWLCLEKNCFSPQCPAYIMIQKLMLTSDPNSKAKHREEAATTAST; from the exons ATGTCCGCCGAGACGAGAGCACCAACCTCAGCCTCACCCAGGACCCCGCGTCCCGGGATCCAGAAGTCGTCCGGTGCAGTGACCAAGAAGGGGGATCGCGGGGCCAAGGAGAAGCCGGCGACCGCCCTGCCGCCAGTGTGCGAGGAAGAGCCCAAAAATCCTG AGGAGTACCAGTGCACCGGCGTCCTGGAGACAGACTTCACCGAGCTCTGCACACGGTCGGGCTACACGAAGTTCCCCAAAGTGGTCATCCGGCCCTACCCGCACTCGCCCTCCGACTCCTCCTCCGTGTCGTCAAAGACCACCGTAG ACGATCAGCTGCTGTCGAGATCCTGCAGCCTCAACAGCTTAGAGAGCAAATATGTGTTCTTCCGGCCCACCATCCAGGTGGAGCTGGATCACGAGGACAACTCCTTGACGGAAATCTACATCCGCG GCTGGAAGCTTGAGGAGCAGATCCTGGGTATCTTCTCGAAGTGTCTGCCCTCTCTCAGCCAGCTGCAGGCCATTAA CCTGTGGAAGGTGGGGCTGACTGATAAGACCCTGACCATGTTCATcgccctcctgcctctctgctcATCCACGCTCAG gaaCGTGTCTCTGGAGGCGAACCCCTTGCCGGAGCAGTCCTATCACAAGCTTATGGCAGTGGACAGCAC ACCGAGtggcccttcccctgcccccaagtTTTCCGATGTTCCGGCGAACGCCCAGGCCCCCGTGTTTCCAGCGGCCCGCGCTCTCCCTCCCGCTGCCCAGGATCGCGCACCTGTCTCTGCGGAACAACAACATCGACGACTACGGGGCGCAGCTCCTGGGCCAGGCTCTGTCCACGCTGCACAGCTGCAACCGCACCCTGATGTCGCTCAACCTGGCTTTCAACCACATCGGGGACGAGGGCGCGGGCTATATCGCCGACGTGCGTGCGCGCCGGGCAGGGACCCAGGCCAGCATCGGCGGCCCCGGTCCAGCCGGCTCACGAGCCCATCCCCGCCTCCGCAGGGCCTCCGGCTGAACCGCTCCCTGTGCTGGCTGTCCCTGGCCCACAACCGCATCCAGGACAAGGGCGCCCGGAAGCTGGCCGAG GTCCTGCGCCCCTTCGAGCTGACGCACGCCGAGGTGGTGCAGCGCCGGCGCCTCCTGCTGGAGAAAGGGTCGCAGGAGCGATCGCGATCG CCCTCCAGCTCTCGACATGGGGACTCCAAAACAGAACGTGAGAAGAATCAGCTGATGGGGGTCAGCAGTTTTGCACTGATGGACAAGACAGACAAGACACAGACAACGAAGACCCCCAGGGGCCTGGGCAAGAAAAAGGAGAAGTCAGGG GAAGTgatgaagaaagaggagaagacaGGGTCTGGGCAGTCCCCCATACAAGGAACCCCGAGGAAAGAAGACTCCACAAAGGCAGGCAAGGGGA AGGTAACCATCCCTGAACAGAAAGTAAGCAAGGGAAAAGGACCCAAGACTGGGAGCAAAGAGAAGCGCAGCATCCTCCAGGAATCAGAG TATTCTGCCTTAGAAACTACTGAGATGGTCAATCCTCTCCTGGAACCTGTGGAGCACCGGGATGGGAAAGTTTTCATGCCTGGAAACAAGGTCCTTTCCCacctcaaccttctca GAAACTGCATcacagaggtggggctggaggccTTCCTCACCACAGTGCAGTATCAGGCGCAGTTCTTCAAGTCCAAGACAGCATTCAAGGGCCCTGTGGGACCGCTGTGGCTGTGCCTGGAG aAAAACTGCTTCTCCCCACAATGTCCTGCGTACATCATGATCCAGAAGCTGATGCTGACCAGCGACCCCAACAGTAAGGCCAAGCACAGGGAGGAGGCAGCCACCACTGCCTCCACCTAG
- the LRRC71 gene encoding leucine-rich repeat-containing protein 71 isoform X4, whose amino-acid sequence MSAETRAPTSASPRTPRPGIQKSSGAVTKKGDRGAKEKPATALPPVCEEEPKNPEEYQCTGVLETDFTELCTRSGYTKFPKVVIRPYPHSPSDSSSVSSKTTVDDQLLSRSCSLNSLESKYVFFRPTIQVELDHEDNSLTEIYIRGWKLEEQILGIFSKCLPSLSQLQAINLWKVGLTDKTLTMFIALLPLCSSTLRNVSLEANPLPEQSYHKLMAVDSTIAHLSLRNNNIDDYGAQLLGQALSTLHSCNRTLMSLNLAFNHIGDEGAGYIADGLRLNRSLCWLSLAHNRIQDKGARKLAEVLRPFELTHAEVVQRRRLLLEKGSQERSRSPSSSRHGDSKTEREKNQLMGVSSFALMDKTDKTQTTKTPRGLGKKKEKSGEVMKKEEKTGSGQSPIQGTPRKEDSTKAGKGKVTIPEQKVSKGKGPKTGSKEKRSILQESEYSALETTEMVNPLLEPVEHRDGKVFMPGNKVLSHLNLLRNCITEVGLEAFLTTVQYQAQFFKSKTAFKGPVGPLWLCLEKNCFSPQCPAYIMIQKLMLTSDPNSKAKHREEAATTAST is encoded by the exons ATGTCCGCCGAGACGAGAGCACCAACCTCAGCCTCACCCAGGACCCCGCGTCCCGGGATCCAGAAGTCGTCCGGTGCAGTGACCAAGAAGGGGGATCGCGGGGCCAAGGAGAAGCCGGCGACCGCCCTGCCGCCAGTGTGCGAGGAAGAGCCCAAAAATCCTG AGGAGTACCAGTGCACCGGCGTCCTGGAGACAGACTTCACCGAGCTCTGCACACGGTCGGGCTACACGAAGTTCCCCAAAGTGGTCATCCGGCCCTACCCGCACTCGCCCTCCGACTCCTCCTCCGTGTCGTCAAAGACCACCGTAG ACGATCAGCTGCTGTCGAGATCCTGCAGCCTCAACAGCTTAGAGAGCAAATATGTGTTCTTCCGGCCCACCATCCAGGTGGAGCTGGATCACGAGGACAACTCCTTGACGGAAATCTACATCCGCG GCTGGAAGCTTGAGGAGCAGATCCTGGGTATCTTCTCGAAGTGTCTGCCCTCTCTCAGCCAGCTGCAGGCCATTAA CCTGTGGAAGGTGGGGCTGACTGATAAGACCCTGACCATGTTCATcgccctcctgcctctctgctcATCCACGCTCAG gaaCGTGTCTCTGGAGGCGAACCCCTTGCCGGAGCAGTCCTATCACAAGCTTATGGCAGTGGACAGCAC GATCGCGCACCTGTCTCTGCGGAACAACAACATCGACGACTACGGGGCGCAGCTCCTGGGCCAGGCTCTGTCCACGCTGCACAGCTGCAACCGCACCCTGATGTCGCTCAACCTGGCTTTCAACCACATCGGGGACGAGGGCGCGGGCTATATCGCCGAC GGCCTCCGGCTGAACCGCTCCCTGTGCTGGCTGTCCCTGGCCCACAACCGCATCCAGGACAAGGGCGCCCGGAAGCTGGCCGAG GTCCTGCGCCCCTTCGAGCTGACGCACGCCGAGGTGGTGCAGCGCCGGCGCCTCCTGCTGGAGAAAGGGTCGCAGGAGCGATCGCGATCG CCCTCCAGCTCTCGACATGGGGACTCCAAAACAGAACGTGAGAAGAATCAGCTGATGGGGGTCAGCAGTTTTGCACTGATGGACAAGACAGACAAGACACAGACAACGAAGACCCCCAGGGGCCTGGGCAAGAAAAAGGAGAAGTCAGGG GAAGTgatgaagaaagaggagaagacaGGGTCTGGGCAGTCCCCCATACAAGGAACCCCGAGGAAAGAAGACTCCACAAAGGCAGGCAAGGGGA AGGTAACCATCCCTGAACAGAAAGTAAGCAAGGGAAAAGGACCCAAGACTGGGAGCAAAGAGAAGCGCAGCATCCTCCAGGAATCAGAG TATTCTGCCTTAGAAACTACTGAGATGGTCAATCCTCTCCTGGAACCTGTGGAGCACCGGGATGGGAAAGTTTTCATGCCTGGAAACAAGGTCCTTTCCCacctcaaccttctca GAAACTGCATcacagaggtggggctggaggccTTCCTCACCACAGTGCAGTATCAGGCGCAGTTCTTCAAGTCCAAGACAGCATTCAAGGGCCCTGTGGGACCGCTGTGGCTGTGCCTGGAG aAAAACTGCTTCTCCCCACAATGTCCTGCGTACATCATGATCCAGAAGCTGATGCTGACCAGCGACCCCAACAGTAAGGCCAAGCACAGGGAGGAGGCAGCCACCACTGCCTCCACCTAG
- the LRRC71 gene encoding leucine-rich repeat-containing protein 71 isoform X2, giving the protein MSAETRAPTSASPRTPRPGIQKSSGAVTKKGDRGAKEKPATALPPVCEEEPKNPEEYQCTGVLETDFTELCTRSGYTKFPKVVIRPYPHSPSDSSSVSSKTTVDDQLLSRSCSLNSLESKYVFFRPTIQVELDHEDNSLTEIYIRGWKLEEQILGIFSKCLPSLSQLQAINLWKVGLTDKTLTMFIALLPLCSSTLRGASWVSDLLHPQERVSGGEPLAGAVLSQAYGSGQHDRAPVSAEQQHRRLRGAAPGPGSVHAAQLQPHPDVAQPGFQPHRGRGRGLYRRRACAPGRDPGQHRRPRSSRLTSPSPPPQGLRLNRSLCWLSLAHNRIQDKGARKLAEVLRPFELTHAEVVQRRRLLLEKGSQERSRSPSSSRHGDSKTEREKNQLMGVSSFALMDKTDKTQTTKTPRGLGKKKEKSGEVMKKEEKTGSGQSPIQGTPRKEDSTKAGKGKVTIPEQKVSKGKGPKTGSKEKRSILQESEYSALETTEMVNPLLEPVEHRDGKVFMPGNKVLSHLNLLRNCITEVGLEAFLTTVQYQAQFFKSKTAFKGPVGPLWLCLEKNCFSPQCPAYIMIQKLMLTSDPNSKAKHREEAATTAST; this is encoded by the exons ATGTCCGCCGAGACGAGAGCACCAACCTCAGCCTCACCCAGGACCCCGCGTCCCGGGATCCAGAAGTCGTCCGGTGCAGTGACCAAGAAGGGGGATCGCGGGGCCAAGGAGAAGCCGGCGACCGCCCTGCCGCCAGTGTGCGAGGAAGAGCCCAAAAATCCTG AGGAGTACCAGTGCACCGGCGTCCTGGAGACAGACTTCACCGAGCTCTGCACACGGTCGGGCTACACGAAGTTCCCCAAAGTGGTCATCCGGCCCTACCCGCACTCGCCCTCCGACTCCTCCTCCGTGTCGTCAAAGACCACCGTAG ACGATCAGCTGCTGTCGAGATCCTGCAGCCTCAACAGCTTAGAGAGCAAATATGTGTTCTTCCGGCCCACCATCCAGGTGGAGCTGGATCACGAGGACAACTCCTTGACGGAAATCTACATCCGCG GCTGGAAGCTTGAGGAGCAGATCCTGGGTATCTTCTCGAAGTGTCTGCCCTCTCTCAGCCAGCTGCAGGCCATTAA CCTGTGGAAGGTGGGGCTGACTGATAAGACCCTGACCATGTTCATcgccctcctgcctctctgctcATCCACGCTCAG GGGTGCCTCCTGGGTCTCAgacctcctccacccccaggaaCGTGTCTCTGGAGGCGAACCCCTTGCCGGAGCAGTCCTATCACAAGCTTATGGCAGTGGACAGCAC GATCGCGCACCTGTCTCTGCGGAACAACAACATCGACGACTACGGGGCGCAGCTCCTGGGCCAGGCTCTGTCCACGCTGCACAGCTGCAACCGCACCCTGATGTCGCTCAACCTGGCTTTCAACCACATCGGGGACGAGGGCGCGGGCTATATCGCCGACGTGCGTGCGCGCCGGGCAGGGACCCAGGCCAGCATCGGCGGCCCCGGTCCAGCCGGCTCACGAGCCCATCCCCGCCTCCGCAGGGCCTCCGGCTGAACCGCTCCCTGTGCTGGCTGTCCCTGGCCCACAACCGCATCCAGGACAAGGGCGCCCGGAAGCTGGCCGAG GTCCTGCGCCCCTTCGAGCTGACGCACGCCGAGGTGGTGCAGCGCCGGCGCCTCCTGCTGGAGAAAGGGTCGCAGGAGCGATCGCGATCG CCCTCCAGCTCTCGACATGGGGACTCCAAAACAGAACGTGAGAAGAATCAGCTGATGGGGGTCAGCAGTTTTGCACTGATGGACAAGACAGACAAGACACAGACAACGAAGACCCCCAGGGGCCTGGGCAAGAAAAAGGAGAAGTCAGGG GAAGTgatgaagaaagaggagaagacaGGGTCTGGGCAGTCCCCCATACAAGGAACCCCGAGGAAAGAAGACTCCACAAAGGCAGGCAAGGGGA AGGTAACCATCCCTGAACAGAAAGTAAGCAAGGGAAAAGGACCCAAGACTGGGAGCAAAGAGAAGCGCAGCATCCTCCAGGAATCAGAG TATTCTGCCTTAGAAACTACTGAGATGGTCAATCCTCTCCTGGAACCTGTGGAGCACCGGGATGGGAAAGTTTTCATGCCTGGAAACAAGGTCCTTTCCCacctcaaccttctca GAAACTGCATcacagaggtggggctggaggccTTCCTCACCACAGTGCAGTATCAGGCGCAGTTCTTCAAGTCCAAGACAGCATTCAAGGGCCCTGTGGGACCGCTGTGGCTGTGCCTGGAG aAAAACTGCTTCTCCCCACAATGTCCTGCGTACATCATGATCCAGAAGCTGATGCTGACCAGCGACCCCAACAGTAAGGCCAAGCACAGGGAGGAGGCAGCCACCACTGCCTCCACCTAG
- the LRRC71 gene encoding leucine-rich repeat-containing protein 71 isoform X3, which translates to MSAETRAPTSASPRTPRPGIQKSSGAVTKKGDRGAKEKPATALPPVCEEEPKNPEEYQCTGVLETDFTELCTRSGYTKFPKVVIRPYPHSPSDSSSVSSKTTVDDQLLSRSCSLNSLESKYVFFRPTIQVELDHEDNSLTEIYIRGWKLEEQILGIFSKCLPSLSQLQAINLWKVGLTDKTLTMFIALLPLCSSTLRNVSLEANPLPEQSYHKLMAVDSTPSGPSPAPKFSDVPANAQAPVFPAARALPPAAQDRAPVSAEQQHRRLRGAAPGPGSVHAAQLQPHPDVAQPGFQPHRGRGRGLYRRRACAPGRDPGQHRRPRSSRLTSPSPPPQGLRLNRSLCWLSLAHNRIQDKGARKLAEVLRPFELTHAEVVQRRRLLLEKGSQERSRSPSSSRHGDSKTEREKNQLMGVSSFALMDKTDKTQTTKTPRGLGKKKEKSGEVMKKEEKTGSGQSPIQGTPRKEDSTKAGKGKVTIPEQKVSKGKGPKTGSKEKRSILQESEKLLRWSILSWNLWSTGMGKFSCLETRSFPTSTFSETASQRWGWRPSSPQCSIRRSSSSPRQHSRALWDRCGCAWRKTASPHNVLRTS; encoded by the exons ATGTCCGCCGAGACGAGAGCACCAACCTCAGCCTCACCCAGGACCCCGCGTCCCGGGATCCAGAAGTCGTCCGGTGCAGTGACCAAGAAGGGGGATCGCGGGGCCAAGGAGAAGCCGGCGACCGCCCTGCCGCCAGTGTGCGAGGAAGAGCCCAAAAATCCTG AGGAGTACCAGTGCACCGGCGTCCTGGAGACAGACTTCACCGAGCTCTGCACACGGTCGGGCTACACGAAGTTCCCCAAAGTGGTCATCCGGCCCTACCCGCACTCGCCCTCCGACTCCTCCTCCGTGTCGTCAAAGACCACCGTAG ACGATCAGCTGCTGTCGAGATCCTGCAGCCTCAACAGCTTAGAGAGCAAATATGTGTTCTTCCGGCCCACCATCCAGGTGGAGCTGGATCACGAGGACAACTCCTTGACGGAAATCTACATCCGCG GCTGGAAGCTTGAGGAGCAGATCCTGGGTATCTTCTCGAAGTGTCTGCCCTCTCTCAGCCAGCTGCAGGCCATTAA CCTGTGGAAGGTGGGGCTGACTGATAAGACCCTGACCATGTTCATcgccctcctgcctctctgctcATCCACGCTCAG gaaCGTGTCTCTGGAGGCGAACCCCTTGCCGGAGCAGTCCTATCACAAGCTTATGGCAGTGGACAGCAC ACCGAGtggcccttcccctgcccccaagtTTTCCGATGTTCCGGCGAACGCCCAGGCCCCCGTGTTTCCAGCGGCCCGCGCTCTCCCTCCCGCTGCCCAGGATCGCGCACCTGTCTCTGCGGAACAACAACATCGACGACTACGGGGCGCAGCTCCTGGGCCAGGCTCTGTCCACGCTGCACAGCTGCAACCGCACCCTGATGTCGCTCAACCTGGCTTTCAACCACATCGGGGACGAGGGCGCGGGCTATATCGCCGACGTGCGTGCGCGCCGGGCAGGGACCCAGGCCAGCATCGGCGGCCCCGGTCCAGCCGGCTCACGAGCCCATCCCCGCCTCCGCAGGGCCTCCGGCTGAACCGCTCCCTGTGCTGGCTGTCCCTGGCCCACAACCGCATCCAGGACAAGGGCGCCCGGAAGCTGGCCGAG GTCCTGCGCCCCTTCGAGCTGACGCACGCCGAGGTGGTGCAGCGCCGGCGCCTCCTGCTGGAGAAAGGGTCGCAGGAGCGATCGCGATCG CCCTCCAGCTCTCGACATGGGGACTCCAAAACAGAACGTGAGAAGAATCAGCTGATGGGGGTCAGCAGTTTTGCACTGATGGACAAGACAGACAAGACACAGACAACGAAGACCCCCAGGGGCCTGGGCAAGAAAAAGGAGAAGTCAGGG GAAGTgatgaagaaagaggagaagacaGGGTCTGGGCAGTCCCCCATACAAGGAACCCCGAGGAAAGAAGACTCCACAAAGGCAGGCAAGGGGA AGGTAACCATCCCTGAACAGAAAGTAAGCAAGGGAAAAGGACCCAAGACTGGGAGCAAAGAGAAGCGCAGCATCCTCCAGGAATCAGAG AAACTACTGAGATGGTCAATCCTCTCCTGGAACCTGTGGAGCACCGGGATGGGAAAGTTTTCATGCCTGGAAACAAGGTCCTTTCCCacctcaaccttctca GAAACTGCATcacagaggtggggctggaggccTTCCTCACCACAGTGCAGTATCAGGCGCAGTTCTTCAAGTCCAAGACAGCATTCAAGGGCCCTGTGGGACCGCTGTGGCTGTGCCTGGAG aAAAACTGCTTCTCCCCACAATGTCCTGCGTACATCATGA